Proteins found in one Megalobrama amblycephala isolate DHTTF-2021 linkage group LG5, ASM1881202v1, whole genome shotgun sequence genomic segment:
- the LOC125268302 gene encoding proline-rich membrane anchor 1-like — protein MRSEGCWSRSDFTRGLSSSLTVCSRRVFSPLRRSSSRFAHSMTLTREVKVASCCATVGRTRLCLLLPPPPPPPALLSMAPEASAPLLGSWWMEIIVVGTTGSALAVFLLLTVIIFYKAIKRKPLKNKKNGTGCGEDATSSLKKTNNAAV, from the exons ATGAGGAGTGAAGGATGCTGGAGTCGCTCAGATTTCACCCGTGGCCTTTCGTCTTCGCTCACTGTTTGCTCTCGGCGTGTCTTCTCTCCTCTCAG GCGGAGCTCCAGTCGTTTTGCTCACAGCATGACATTAACACGGGAGGTGAAGGTCGCCAGCTGTTGTGCCACCGTCGGCCGTACCCGCCTCTGCCTCCTCCTCCCCCCTCCTCCTCCACCGCCTGCGCTGCTCTCTATGG CACCTGAGGCTTCTGCTCCTCTGCTGGGCTCCTGGTGGATGGAGATCATCGTGGTTGGGACGACAGGAAGTGCTTTGGCTGTCTTCCTTTTGCTAACTGTCATTATCTTCTACAAGGCCATAAAGAG GAAACCACTGAAGAACAAGAAGAATGGTACAGGTTGTGGAGAAGATGCCACGAGCTCTTTGAAAAAGACCAATAATGCTGCAGTATAA
- the LOC125268303 gene encoding piRNA biogenesis protein EXD1-like, with protein sequence MASSAEECRFLDDLRKKRVKISLSETQITGVIQRIHPKKTVILEDVSEVKSGRKFPGVKLIFGHEIVKVDFISSANGDLVYEEHKSEFNSFRRKIILDGDEHDIKYVVIDELHEKFGPAVMHIKEQKVIGIGADVFGQTAQERLCWLQVATKKVVYLFDILLLGGQAIKNGLSMIMENPHILKVVHDCRCIARCLRAEFKVNLTNVFDTQVADLMLFYSETGGFLPDRVSSLQEVLRLHLKLPTSDLLPLWSKELHTKECPEVWYIRPCPPALMSLMAASVRHLLPLRLLLLDALMSDYTVLVDAYMSSYQNQSLHFDQDDSTLPKEAEELLSVRRERREWAAHHYSLTDRGLLDRSSFKPSPHVKTHTDSI encoded by the exons ATGGCTTCATCTGCAGAAGAGTGCAGGTTTTTGGACGATTTAAGAAAGAAACGAGTTAAAATAAGTTTGTCAGAGACTCAAATCACTGGCGTTATCCAGCGGATCCACCCGAAGAAGACTGTGATTTTAGAGGACG TATCTGAGGTGAAAAGTGGACGGAAATTTCCAGGCGTCAAGCTGATTTTCGGACACGAAATAGTGAAAG TGGATTTCATCAGTTCTGCTAATGGAGACCT TGTTTATGAAGAGCACAAGTCCGAGTTCAACTCTTTCAGGAGGAAGATCATCTTGG ATGGTGATGAACACGACATCAAATATGTGGTGATCGATGAGCTTCATGAGAAGTTCGGCCCAGCA gTCATGCACATCAAAGAACAAAAAGTGATCGGAATCGGTGCGGATGTTTTTGGACAGACTGCTCAAGAGAGGCTTTGCTGGTTGCAG GTTGCTACTAAGAAAGTCGTGTACCTGTTTGATATCCTCTTGCTGGGCGGACAAGCTATAAAAAACGGACTGTCCATGATTATGGAGAATCCCCACATTCTGAAG GTGGTTCACGACTGCCGCTGCATCGCCAGATGCCTGAGAGCCGAGTTTAAAGTCAACCTCACCAACGTCTTTGACACGCAG GTCGCTGATCTCATGCTCTTCTACAGCGAGACCGGCGGTTTCCTCCCGGACCGGGTCAGCAGTCTCCAAGAGGTGCTCCGACTTCACCTCAAACTCCCCACTTCTGACCTCTTACCTCTCTGGTCTAAAGAACTCCACACCAAG GAGTGTCCTGAGGTCTGGTACATCCGTCCGTGTCCTCCTGCGCTGATGAGTTTGATGGCCGCTTCCGTCCGGCACCTTCTCCCGCTGCGCCTGCTGCTTCTGGATGCTCTCATGTCCGATTACACTGTTCTGGTGGATGCATACATGAGCAGCTACCAGAACCAGTCTCTTCACTTCGACCAG GATGATTCGACACTCCCTAAGGAAGCAGAAGAGCTGCTGTCGGTGAGGCGGGAGCGTCGGGAATGGGCCGCGCATCACTATTCTCTGACTGACCGAGGCCTTCTGGATCGCTCCAGCTTTAAACCCTCTCCTCACGTCAAAACACACACCGACTCCATCTAA
- the LOC125268304 gene encoding single-pass membrane and coiled-coil domain-containing protein 3-like isoform X2 — MSWSDIFFPGNPEKRERLIRKSQEIQELMKNNFRATNQLIEALKEHLGWSFRPIKLNEKATVKENCDVIIERIREIQAEVEKIDEKLKAKLEPTLYKKQKNMSLSARDYHRVSGYIRPVCGVGGSAAVLAVGWLIKNERILTNMRLTFGLIKTTALATVVVGLLFAGIDMIISAILGAMERDKLERALKEYDEVLKEFRPVSEKYQDSITDVRLRLEESIRQQ; from the coding sequence atgtcTTGGAGTGATATCTTCTTCCCTGGAAACCCCGAAAAAAGGGAAAGGCTTATCCGCAAAAGTCAAGAGATTCAAGAATTAATGAAAAACAACTTCAGAGCCACCAACCAACTCATTGAGGCTCTCAAGGAGCACTTAGGCTGGTCCTTCAGGCCGATCAAGCTGAACGAGAAAGCAACCGTGAAGGAGAACTGTGACGTCATCATTGAACGCATACGTGAGATCCAGGCAGAAGTGGAGAAGATTGACGAGAAGCTGAAGGCGAAGCTGGAACCGACACTTTATAAGAAACAGAAGAACATGTCTCTCTCTGCTCGTGACTATCATCGAGTCTCAGGATATATTCGTCCAGTTTGTGGTGTCGGGGGCTCTGCTGCCGTTCTTGCAGTTGGTtggctaattaaaaatgaaagaattctgacaaacatgagattgacatttggtttaattaaaacaacagCTTTAGCCACAGTAGTAGTTGGGTTGTTATTTGCAGGGATTGATATGATTATTAGTGCCATTCTAGGAGCAATGGAGCGTGACAAACTTGAGAGAGCCCTGAAAGAGTATGACGAGGTTTTGAAAGAATTCAGGCCAGTGTCTGAAAAATATCAGGACAGCATAACGGATGTCAGGTTAAGACTTGAGGAGTCAATAAGACAACAGTAA